A stretch of Candidatus Poribacteria bacterium DNA encodes these proteins:
- a CDS encoding cobalamin-independent methionine synthase II family protein — MKNTTKKPEILTTTVGSYPVPAWLLSTPTEQTLLDATRVVVDIQRQRGIDLPTDGELYRFDANHPDTNGMIDYFIRPLSGVRAEVGRQEWNEFRQMQTMSFRAKPAGVVESALGEGTLNLVSDCARAVSVSGKDIKFTVTSPYMLARTLLDKHYGDFDNLLTALAEVLATQVRELDCACLQIDEANIPGNPQDGPRAAEAINIVLDAFNGEKAVHFCFGNYGGQVIQKGNWRALVDFLNTLRCDHLVLELKHRPESDLEALRDVTSDIVLGIGVIDVKVNPIETPDDVAVSIETAEKILGAGRIGWVHPDCGFWMLQRSVVDRKIEALVQGRDKYLGLT, encoded by the coding sequence GTGAAGAATACAACAAAAAAACCAGAAATTTTGACGACAACCGTGGGTTCTTACCCTGTACCGGCCTGGCTTCTGTCAACGCCGACAGAGCAGACCCTGCTTGATGCGACGCGCGTTGTCGTAGACATCCAGCGGCAACGTGGTATTGACCTGCCGACAGATGGCGAACTCTACCGTTTTGATGCCAACCACCCAGATACCAACGGCATGATTGATTATTTTATTCGTCCGCTTTCGGGTGTGAGGGCGGAGGTGGGGAGGCAGGAATGGAATGAATTCCGGCAGATGCAGACGATGTCGTTCCGTGCGAAGCCGGCAGGGGTTGTTGAGAGTGCTCTGGGAGAAGGCACGTTAAACCTTGTCTCTGATTGTGCGCGCGCAGTGAGTGTATCTGGAAAGGATATCAAATTTACGGTAACGAGTCCTTACATGCTCGCGCGGACCTTGTTAGACAAACATTACGGCGATTTTGATAACCTACTGACCGCTTTGGCAGAAGTATTGGCAACTCAAGTTCGGGAATTGGATTGTGCGTGTCTTCAAATCGATGAGGCGAATATACCCGGTAATCCACAAGATGGACCTCGCGCTGCTGAGGCGATTAATATTGTTCTTGATGCGTTCAATGGCGAGAAAGCGGTCCATTTCTGCTTTGGCAACTATGGCGGTCAGGTAATCCAAAAAGGGAACTGGCGTGCTCTGGTGGATTTCTTGAATACGCTTCGGTGCGATCACTTGGTTTTAGAACTGAAACATCGTCCTGAGTCAGATCTTGAAGCACTCAGGGACGTTACATCAGATATTGTCCTCGGTATTGGCGTGATTGACGTAAAGGTCAATCCGATTGAGACTCCAGATGACGTTGCGGTCAGTATCGAGACAGCGGAAAAGATATTGGGTGCTGGACGGATTGGCTGGGTGCATCCGGACTGTGGTTTTTGGATGCTCCAACGCTCTGTGGTAGACCGAAAGATAGAGGCACTTGTACAGGGTAGAGATAAGTATTTGGGACTCACCTAA
- a CDS encoding sulfite exporter TauE/SafE family protein produces the protein MEFNLLHTILLFCTGIAAGFLNTVAAGGSLLALPMLIFLTSDPTLANGTNRVAIFFQNLSAIIGFRRKGVSNFRYGILLAVPAVIGAGIGAKIAIGTDAALFQFILAAVMLIMLGLTLLNPTARLKDRIESGGTGSTVLAIVAFFFIGIYGGFIQAGVGLLVITALRLLTGIDLVRTNAIKVLVIFFYTVLALGIFIMEKQVDWSLGVTLAIGNATGAWIGSHWAVEKGDKWIKVVLVVAVLVFSVNLALKPFNLDIISVLGLG, from the coding sequence ATGGAATTCAACCTTTTGCACACGATCTTGCTGTTTTGCACAGGCATTGCCGCTGGTTTTTTAAACACAGTCGCTGCGGGTGGTTCGTTGTTGGCACTTCCAATGCTCATCTTCCTTACCTCCGATCCGACATTAGCAAACGGCACAAACCGGGTCGCTATTTTCTTCCAAAACCTCAGTGCCATTATAGGTTTCCGGCGTAAGGGAGTCTCTAATTTTCGGTATGGCATCTTACTCGCTGTTCCTGCGGTTATCGGTGCGGGGATAGGTGCCAAAATTGCGATTGGTACGGATGCAGCGTTGTTCCAATTTATCCTTGCAGCCGTGATGCTCATTATGCTCGGGCTAACCCTGCTGAATCCCACAGCCCGGTTAAAGGATAGGATTGAAAGCGGTGGTACAGGTTCTACCGTTCTCGCGATAGTTGCGTTCTTTTTTATCGGAATCTACGGTGGGTTCATCCAAGCAGGTGTAGGTCTGCTTGTTATAACGGCACTGCGCCTTTTGACGGGTATCGATCTCGTTCGGACGAATGCGATTAAAGTTTTAGTTATCTTCTTTTATACCGTGCTTGCCCTCGGTATTTTTATCATGGAAAAGCAGGTCGATTGGAGCTTAGGTGTGACGTTAGCCATAGGGAATGCCACGGGTGCCTGGATTGGCAGTCATTGGGCAGTCGAGAAAGGCGATAAGTGGATTAAAGTGGTGCTTGTTGTAGCTGTTTTGGTCTTTTCAGTGAACTTAGCGTTAAAGCCCTTTAACTTAGATATTATATCCGTGCTTGGACTCGGTTAG
- a CDS encoding CDP-alcohol phosphatidyltransferase family protein: MFEAKLKPRLEIILSVVANKMVAIGITANMVTLFGFVVNLIATFYVATGRLVTGGILILFGGSFDMIDGAVARAQRNPRASGALLDSVIDRYSEGFLLLGALIYFYSLGSLLGIVLAFSAWFGSILVSYVRARAEGLQVTCKVGLMQRPERIILLGAGTVLQGALLHKFPILQSTGMILLCTLGILTLTSHITAIHRLIFSYQELSR; encoded by the coding sequence ATGTTTGAAGCGAAATTAAAACCTCGGCTCGAAATTATTCTGTCTGTCGTCGCAAATAAGATGGTGGCAATCGGTATTACGGCGAATATGGTGACACTTTTCGGGTTCGTCGTGAACCTCATCGCGACCTTTTATGTCGCGACAGGCCGTCTCGTCACCGGCGGGATTTTGATTCTGTTTGGCGGAAGTTTTGATATGATAGACGGGGCAGTGGCACGCGCACAGAGAAACCCGCGCGCATCCGGCGCACTGCTGGACTCCGTTATTGATCGGTACTCGGAAGGGTTTCTTCTCCTTGGAGCCCTCATCTACTTTTATAGTTTGGGAAGTCTGCTTGGGATAGTTCTCGCGTTCAGTGCGTGGTTCGGTTCAATACTTGTCAGTTATGTGAGAGCGAGGGCGGAGGGGTTGCAGGTGACATGCAAGGTCGGACTCATGCAACGACCAGAGCGCATCATCTTGCTCGGGGCTGGGACTGTGCTACAGGGGGCACTCTTACACAAGTTTCCGATCCTCCAAAGCACAGGAATGATTCTGCTCTGTACGCTCGGTATACTCACACTCACTTCACACATTACAGCCATCCACCGCCTCATCTTTTCCTATCAAGAATTAAGTCGCTAA
- a CDS encoding LysM peptidoglycan-binding domain-containing protein: MKMIRGTLKLALVLYICAALSGVYVLSASAKITPHDGDDGTQLITIVKGDTLWDLCQEHLKDPLRWRELSKYNDFTNPHLIYPGESLRIPVAMMKEVKEVAEEELAEQQAELEQLRAELAESEATRDKLEAEISGLTNSMDELKAQIEALEASLKAQEKLITAVSETGDAVSSSIKEALAAKKTAILNEIAHLDEHLAGIEEMIKEHKMQAKATHELIESIEENVKMFLASIEANQKAINEVKMILEDAKGVHEELSSSKRALVFLTTLAAGVGLFAINAMGGRE, encoded by the coding sequence ATGAAAATGATAAGAGGCACACTGAAGTTGGCACTGGTTCTGTACATTTGCGCAGCACTCAGTGGAGTTTACGTGTTATCCGCATCCGCGAAAATCACGCCGCATGACGGGGATGATGGCACCCAACTCATCACCATTGTAAAGGGGGATACCCTCTGGGATCTCTGTCAAGAGCACCTCAAGGACCCACTCCGGTGGCGCGAACTGAGCAAATATAACGACTTCACCAACCCACACCTCATCTATCCCGGTGAATCATTACGCATTCCAGTCGCTATGATGAAAGAGGTAAAGGAAGTTGCTGAAGAGGAACTTGCCGAGCAGCAAGCAGAACTTGAGCAGCTAAGGGCGGAATTAGCCGAGTCCGAAGCAACGCGAGATAAGCTCGAAGCAGAAATTAGCGGACTCACCAACAGTATGGACGAACTCAAGGCACAGATCGAGGCTCTTGAAGCAAGCCTAAAAGCGCAAGAAAAGTTAATCACTGCTGTAAGTGAAACGGGTGACGCAGTCTCATCCAGTATCAAAGAAGCCTTGGCAGCCAAGAAAACTGCTATCCTTAATGAAATCGCCCATCTTGACGAGCATCTCGCAGGAATCGAGGAGATGATCAAAGAGCACAAAATGCAAGCGAAAGCAACCCACGAACTCATTGAGTCAATCGAAGAGAACGTGAAGATGTTTTTGGCGAGCATTGAAGCTAACCAAAAGGCAATCAACGAGGTCAAGATGATACTTGAGGATGCCAAAGGGGTCCACGAGGAACTCTCCTCATCCAAGCGCGCTTTGGTGTTTCTGACGACTCTGGCAGCAGGTGTTGGCTTATTTGCTATCAACGCTATGGGTGGACGTGAATAG
- a CDS encoding PorV/PorQ family protein has product MLITTQIAKWASKQGPKLLCGLIPLFFLILAVTPVSFAGVDAMPHLRLGAGARSIGMGGAFTAIADDATATVWNPAGLGSAADLSLNFSTQQLDLDRSHNFIAVTKALGSAGSIGLAVTNAGVSGIQQYDARERYGGTFNYSANAYSLSYGIGLGNFGIGLTGRMLADNFGAEGVESQSGFGGVDVGLMGHALHIDVGEEKVPTFHYGIAAKYLGAALGEDTVPMVISVGAAYNLYMGNVVTFAADLEQEMVNLDESATSLRLGAEYTIVTYKSTALAIRGGVRASRDTQNLFGGFGVNIGGLQIDYAIQDGMASEINGVGSTHFASLSYRF; this is encoded by the coding sequence ATGTTAATAACAACGCAAATTGCTAAATGGGCTTCCAAACAGGGCCCGAAATTGCTATGCGGTTTAATACCACTTTTCTTTCTTATCCTAGCGGTGACACCGGTCAGTTTTGCCGGAGTGGATGCCATGCCACATCTACGGCTTGGTGCCGGTGCACGCTCGATCGGCATGGGGGGCGCCTTCACAGCAATCGCCGATGACGCCACCGCAACCGTTTGGAACCCAGCAGGACTCGGCTCCGCAGCGGATTTAAGCCTCAATTTTTCGACACAGCAACTCGATCTGGATAGAAGCCATAACTTCATCGCAGTGACGAAAGCGCTCGGTTCAGCCGGATCTATCGGACTTGCTGTCACAAATGCAGGCGTGAGTGGTATCCAACAATATGATGCCAGAGAACGCTACGGTGGCACATTCAACTATAGTGCAAACGCCTATTCCCTCTCCTACGGCATTGGTCTCGGAAACTTCGGTATCGGCCTCACAGGGCGCATGCTGGCGGATAACTTTGGCGCAGAAGGCGTTGAAAGCCAGAGTGGCTTTGGGGGCGTAGATGTCGGGCTCATGGGGCATGCCCTGCACATTGATGTCGGCGAAGAGAAAGTCCCGACCTTCCATTACGGCATCGCTGCTAAATACTTAGGGGCAGCCCTCGGTGAAGACACCGTGCCGATGGTGATTAGCGTCGGCGCAGCCTATAACCTCTATATGGGGAACGTTGTCACATTCGCCGCCGATCTTGAGCAAGAGATGGTCAATCTTGACGAGAGCGCGACAAGCCTAAGACTCGGTGCTGAATACACCATTGTCACTTACAAATCCACCGCACTTGCTATCCGAGGTGGGGTCAGAGCGTCACGCGATACCCAAAATCTCTTCGGAGGGTTTGGCGTGAACATCGGCGGTCTGCAGATTGACTACGCTATTCAAGATGGCATGGCAAGTGAAATTAACGGCGTTGGATCGACTCACTTTGCGTCTCTCTCTTATAGGTTTTAA